The Streptomyces sp. NBC_00597 DNA segment CACGGTCATCGGCTCGCTCCTCGGCAACGAGCGCGTCGCCGACCCCGTCCTGCCCGTCGATGACGAGAAGCTCCAGGTCGCGCTCCAGGAGCTGGCCGGAACCGCCGGCACCGTCACCGAGGGCACCATCACGTTCGACACCGGCAAGGCCGTCGCCGTCCCCGGCAAGCCCGGCACCACCTTGGACCCGGGCGCCTCGGCGACCCTGGTCACCAAGGCGTTCCGCGAGATGGTCGCCACCGGCAAGGCCGCCCCGGTCGAACTCCCCGTCACCGCCAAGAACCCGGTCGTCGACCAGGCCGAACTGAACCGGGCGATGAAGGAGTTCGCCGAGCCCGCCATGTCCGGGAACGCCACCGTCAAGGCGGGCGGCAAGTCCCTCGCCTTCGGCGCCAAGTCCCTGCCCAAGATCCTCAGCATGCAGCCGGTGGACGGGCACCTCGTCGAGAAGTACGACCTGGAAGCGCTCAAGGCCACGTACGGGAACGCCTTCGACGGTGTCCTGATCATGCGCGGTACCGGCGAGAAGACCGCCGTCACCCCGCAGGACGTCGTCGGCGCCCTCCGCAAGGCCCTGCGCGGCAAGACCGCGGCCGAACGGACCGCCACCATCGACACCAACGCCGGCTAGCAGCAGCCGGCCCGAGCCCCCGTCCGACCCCGGGCGGGGGCTCCGTCGTACCCGCCGTCGTACCCGCCGCCGTACCGGTCGCCGGGAACGTCGCCGTATCCGCCGCGGGCCCGTCATGCCGGGCGCATGACATCTGTCATCCACCAGTCACGACCGCAGACACTGCCGCCGCCGCCCCCGTACGGGGGAACCTTCGGTCATGACGACGACGACCCCGGCGCACACCACCGCCGCACAGGACACCGGACCCGGCGCCGGCCCCGTGGTGGCCTTCCAGAACGTGACCAAGAGCTACGGCGCGGTCCGCGCGGTCGAGGGCCTCTCCCTCGAACTCCACCCCGGCGAGACCGTCGCACTGCTCGGTCCCAACGGCGCCGGCAAGTCCTCCACCCTCGACCTGCTGCTGGGCCTGCGCCCCGCCGACTCCGGCACCGTCCAGGTCTTCGGCAGCACCCCGCGCGAGGCCATAGCGGCCGGCCGGGTCGGCGCCATGCTCCAGAGCGGCGGCCTGATGGAGGACGTCACCGTACGGGAGATCGTCAGCCTCGGCTGCGCCCTGCACCCGCGCCGCTACCCGGTCGACGAGGTGCTCAGTCGCGCCGGGATCAGCGAGATCGCCGACCGCATGGTCAACAAGCTCTCCGGCGGCCAGGAGCAGCGCGTCCGCTTCGCCCTCGCCACCGCAGGACACAACGACCTGATCGTCCTCGACGAGCCGACCACCGGCATGGACGTCACCTCCCGCCAGGCCTTCTGGGCCACCATGCGGGAGCAGGCCGCCCAGGGCCGCACGGTCCTCTTCGCCACCCACTACCTGGAAGAGGCCGACGCGATCGCGGACCGCGTCCTGGTCCTGAACAAGGGCCGGCTGCTCGCCGACGGCAGCGCCGCCGAGATCAAGGCCAAGGCCGGGGCCCGCCGGATCGTCTTCGACCTCGCCGCGGACGCTCCGGTGGACGAGGTGGCGCTGCGCGCGCTCCCGCACCTGACGACCTACGAGCGCCACGGCGACACCGTCAAGCTCCAGTCGCGCGATGCCGACGCCACCGTCCACGCCCTGTACGCGCTGGGGCTCTACCCCCGGAACCTGGAAGTCGCCGGGCTGGGCCTGGAACAGGCCTTCATCGCCCTCACCGAGGCCGAGGAGGCCCCCGCATGCTGACCACCGGAACGATCAGGCTCATCAAGCTTGAGATCAGCCGCGCGCTGCGCAACAAGAAGTACCTGTTCTTCACCGTGCTCTACCCGGCCGCGCTGTTCCTGATGCTCGGCGGCACGCTGGACGGCACCACGAAGGTCATGGGCACCGAACTGACCATGCCCGCCTTCTACATGGTCTCCATGGCCTCCTTCGGCGCGCTGACCGCCGTCCTGATGGGCAACAGCGAGCGCATCGCCAAGGAGCGCGAGAAGGGCTGGGTCCGGCAGCTGCGGCTGACCGCCCTGCCCGGCCGCGGGTACGTCCTCGGCAAGACCGCGAGTGCCGGCGTGCTCTCGCTGCCCGCCATCCTCGTCGTGTTCGCCGTCGCCGCGGGCGTCAAGGGCGTACGGTTCGAAGCCTGGCAGTGGCTCGCCCTGACCGGTTCCATCTGGGCCGGCAGCCTGGTCTTCGCCGCCCTCGGCGTGGCGATCGGCTACCTCGCGAGCGGCGACACCGTCCGCCCGATCACGATGCTGTTCTACTTCGGCCTGTCGATCCTCGGCGGCCTGTGGATGCCGACCGCCAACTTCCCGCAGTGGCTGCAGGACATCTGCGCGTGGCTGCCGACCCGGGCGTACACGAGCCTCGGCCAGGCCATCGAGCTCGGTGGTGCGCCGCACCTCAAGGACGTGGCGATCCTGGCCGCGTACTTCGTACTGTTCACCGGTGCCGCCGCCTGGCTGTACCGCAAGGACTCGCTGAAGGCGTGACGGGTGTGACGAGGGTGATGGGTGCGACGAGCACGATGGGTGCGACGGGTGTGACCGGGCCGATGACCGAGACCGGCACGACGGTGATCAAGGGTGGGCCCATGATCGGGCTCCGCCCCGAGAACCGCCGGCAGAAGATCGTGAAGTCGCTGTGGATCGGCCTCTGGCTGTTCTACCTCAGCGCCCCCGTCACCGACCTGGTCCGCGGCGGCCACGGCCTCGGGGCCCGGCTGCTCGGCGCCCTGGGCCTCGTGACCTTCATAGCCTGGTACCTGTTCCTGGTCTTCCGCACCGCCCGCCAGACCGAGGTGCGGCGGGTGCTGCTCTCGGTCGCCGTGCTCTCCGCACAGGCCACGCTCCTGTCGCTGAGCCTGGGCCGCGAATGGCTCGTCCTCTTCGTGTACGTGTCGATCTCCTCCGGCGCCGCCCTGCCGGCGGAGATCTCCCGCTTCACGGTGCCCGGCGCCACCGCCCTGCTCGCGGTCACGGCGCTCGCGGTACCGGGCGGTGACGAATACCTCGCCGGACTGCTGATCCCGGCCCTGATGGGCGGGTTCGCGATGGTCGGCATCCGCGCCATGATCCGGACGACGGTGGAACTGCGCGAGGCGCGCGCCACCGTGGCACAACTCGCCGCGAACGAGGAGCGCCTGCGGATGGCCCGGGACCTGCACGACCTCCTCGGCCACTCGCTGTCCCTGATCACGCTCAAGAGCGAGCTGGCCGGGCGGATGCTGCCCGGCAGCCCCGAGCAGGCCGCCCAGCAGGTCGCCGACATCGAACGGGTCAGCCGGCAGGCGCTGGTCGACGTACGGGAGGCCGTGAGCGGCTACCGGCGGCCGACCCTGCCCGGTGAACTGGCCGGCGCCCGGACCGCGCTGACCGCGGCGGGCGTACGGGCCGACCTCCCGGCGGAGGCGGTGGAGGACCTCCCCGAGGACGTGGAGTCGGCCCTGGCCTGGTCGCTCCGCGAAGCGGTGACGAACGTGGTCCGGCACAGCGGGGCACGGCAGTGCACGGTCCGGCTGGAGGTCCTCCAGACCCTGGCGGGACGGGTGGTGGAACTGTCGGTCGCGGACGACGGCGGGGGCGGGCTCGCGGTGGCCGGCAACGGCCTGACGGGGCTGACGGAACGCCTGGAGGCGGTGGGCGGCACCCTGTCGGCCGGAGCCACCGGAAAGAAGGGCTTCCGTCTGCTGGCCCGCATCCCCCTAGGATCGGGATCATGAGCGCACTTCCCATCCGGATCCTCCTGGCGGAGGACCAGTCCATGGTCCGGGAAGCCCTCGCGGCCCTCCTCGGACTGGAGCCGGACATCGAGGTGCTGGCCCAGGTCGCCCGCGGCGACGAGGTGGTGCCGGCTGCGCGGGCGCACGACGTGAACGTCGCACTGCTCGACATCGAGATGCCGGGCATGACGGGCATCGAGGCGGCGGCAGCCCTGCGGGACGCCGTCCCCGACCTCAAGATCGTCGTCCTGACGACCTTCGGCCGCCCCGGCTACCTGCGCGGCGCGATGGAGGCGGGGGCCTCGGCGTTCCTGGTCAAGGACGCCCCGGCGGCGCAGCTGGCGGAAGCGGTGCGCAAGGTCCTGACCGGGGAGCGCGTCATCGACCCCACCCTGGCGGCGGCGGCCCTGGCGGACGGCGCGAACCCGCTGACCGATCGGGAACGGGAGGTCCTGCGGGCGGCCGAGGACGGCGCGACGAACGCCGAACTGGCGGCCCTGCTGCACCTGTCCCAGGGCACGGTCCGCAATTACCTCTCGACGGCGATCCAAAAACTGGCGTCGCGCAACCGCGCCGAAGCGATCCGCGTGGCCCGGGAAAAGGGCTGGCTCTGACCCTGGTCCCCGCCCCGGCGTCCCCGCCGCGGCGGGGTCAGTTCAGGAGGGCCCGGGCGGCCGTGGCTTCCGTGCGGACCCGGGCCGCCGCGCCCGGGTCGATCGCGTCGACGACCACCGCGTAGGACTCCAGTTCCGTCGCGCCGGAGGCGAACTCCCCCCGCTCGACCAGGACCTTCGCCCGCTCGTACCGCAGCGACGCCGGATGCGACGGCAGCAGCAGCGACAGGTCCAGCGCCCACAGGGCCACCCCCGACTGCTCGGGACGGGTCGAGGCCCACGCCCTGATGTTGTTCAGGATCCGCAGCACGATGTCCCGCGTCCGGGCCGGCGTGCGCGGCTCGGAGGCCCGTTCCGCCGGCCCCGCGCCCAGCGAGGCGCCCCCGGCGAACGGGTCCACCACCAGCCCCTCCTCCGGATCGCCGAAGCCCACCACGAAGTGCCCCGGCAGACCCAGCCCGTACACCGGCGCGCCCGCGCGCCGCGCGACCTCCAGCCAGACGACGGACAGGAGGATCGGCAGGCCCCGGCGCCGCCGCAACACCTCGTGCAGCAGCGAGGACGACAGCCGGTCGTAGTCCGCGGGCGTGCCGTGGAAGCCCATCCGACCACCCAGCAGTTCCGTCACCGCCGAGGCCCACGCCTTCCCGCTGCGCAGTCCGTACGGCAGCATCCCCGCCAGCCGGTCCAGCTCGATCTGCGCCCGGTCCATGGCCCGTTCGTCCAGTTCCGGGTCCGCCTCCGCGGCGAGCAGCAGGCACATCAGCGCCAGGTCGGGTCGCTCCGAGCGGGCTTCCTCCGCGAACCGCGCGCGGGATTCCGCGCTCATCGGGCAGCCCGGAAGCGGAAGTGGTGGTACGCGTGGTGCGTCGCGAAGCCCAGGCCGTCGTACAGCGCCCGCGCCCCCGCGTTGTCCGCTTCCACCTGGAGCCAGGCCGCCGACGCGCCCTCTTCCAGCGCCTGCCGGGCCAGTACGGCCATCACGGCCGTGCCCAGGCCCGCGCGCCGGTGCTCCGGGTCGACCTCGACCGCGGCGAAGCCGGCCCAGCGACCGTCCACGACCAGCCGCCCGATCGCCCGTCCGGGCACTGTCGCGAACCACACGGACGGCCCTGCGACCAGGACCCGCCGGGCCACCTCCGGGTCCTTGACCCGCCCGTACATCCCGAGCCACTCCTCGTCCGGGGCACGGTTCAGCCGTACGCCGGAGGCGCTCGCCCCGGTGTCCACGTCCGCGATCGGCGCCAGCGCCGCGATCCGGACCTGCGCCGACACCTCGTTCACCCAGCCCCGGCGCTCCAGCTCGACGCCCAGCAGCTCCTGGGTGCCGGCCGCCCCCGTCGCCGTCTGCACGTACGCCGGAAGCTCACGTTCTGCGTACCAGGAGGTCACCCGGGCGAGTGCTTCGTCCAGCGGAACACCCGGGTCGCCGAGCGGCAGCACGGAATTGGCCCGCCGGGTGAATCCGGCGGCCGCCCGCAGCGTCCACCCGCCCAGCGGCTCGCTCTCCAGCGGCTGCCAGGCGCGCGCCCCGATCCGCGCCAGCTCCTCGAAAGAGGCCGCGGGACCCCGCCGCCGGGCCGGCGCCGGGGGCACGACCTTGCCCGCCACCAGCATCGATTCCGCGATGTGGACGGACTCACCGCTCTTTCGTGTGATCGTCAGCACACCTTGGTCCCAGGATGTGAGAACCCCTACCGTGTCAGTGAACGACGGCGCTTCGTCCGCCCCGCTCTCCACCCGTCGTACAGAGACTCGTTTACCCACGTCAGCCGGGGTAATACGGATCTCCAGCAGCCCACCGGCAGTGATTTCCACAGCTCTGTCCGCCCCTCCTGTTCGGATCGTGCCCGGGAACGGAGATACTAGGCGTGGGCATCGACGACGCCGCGCTCCCGCGCGATATGGAAAGCCCTACCGAGGAGGAACGAGAGCGTGACCTACGTCATCGCGGAGCCTTGTGTCGACGTCAAGGACAAGGCATGCATCGAAGAGTGCCCCGTCGACTGCATCTACGAGGGCCAGCGGTCCTTGTACATCCACCCGGACGAGTGCGTCGACTGTGGTGCGTGTGAGCCGGTCTGCCCGGTCGAGGCCATCTTCTACGAGGACGACACTCCGGAAGAGTGGAAGGACTACTACAAGGCGAACGTCGAGTTCTTCGACGAGCTCGGTTCGCCCGGTGGTGCTTCCAAGCTGGGCCTGATCGAGCGCGATCACCCCTTCATCGCCGCGCTGCCGCCCATGGGCGAAGGCCACTGACGGCCACCGCCCCCACGGCGGAACGCGTGCCCCGGTCCCGTACGGCCCCCGTGCCGCGCGGGACCGAGGCATTTCCCGGCACACCCACCCGGCACACCCGCCGGGACATCCAGTACGTCCAGCACCAGTAGAGAGCAGAGACCACCGTGGCCGCAGTATCCGCACGTCTTCCCGCCTTCCCCTGGGACAAGCTGGAGCCGTACAAGAAGACGGCGGCGGCCCACCCGGACGGCATCGTCGACCTGTCCGTCGGCACGCCCGTGGACCCGGTCCCGCAGCTGATCCAGGACGCCCTCGTCGCCGCCGCCGACTCCCCGGGCTACCCCACGGTGTGGGGCACCGCCGCACTGCGCGACGCGATCACCGGCTGGCTGAAGGGCCGCCTCGGCGCGAGCGCTGCCGGACACCGCAACGTCCTGCCGGTCGTCGGCTCCAAGGAGCTGGTGGCCTGGCTGCCGACCCAGCTGGGCCTGGGCGCCGGGGACAAGGTCGCCTACCCCCGGCTCGCCTACCCCACGTACGAGGTTGGCGCACGGCTGTGCGGGGCCGAACCGGTGGTCTACGACGACCCGACCGAACTCGACCCGGCCGGCGTGAAGCTGCTGTGGCTCAACTCCCCGTCCAACCCCACCGGGAAGGTCATCCCGAAGGAAGACCTGATCCGGATCGTGGCCTGGGCGCGCGAGCACGGCATCCTGATCTTCAGCGACGAGTGCTACCTGGAGCTGGGCTGGGAGGCCGAGCCCGTATCCGTCCTGCACGACGACGTCTGCGGCGGCTCCTACGAGGGCCTCGTCGCCGTCCACTCCCTCTCCAAGCGCTCCAACCTGGCGGGCTACCGGGCCGCGTTCATCGCCGGTGACGCCGAGGTGCTCGGCGAGCTGCTGGAGATCCGCAAGCACGGCGGCATGATGACCCCGGCGCCGGTGCAGGCGGCCACGGTCGCCGCCCTCGGCGACGACGCGCACGTCGCGGAGCAGCGCGGGCGCTACGCCGCGCGGCGCGAGGCGCTGCGGGCCGCCCTGGAGGCGCACGGCTTCCGGGTCGAGCACAGCGAGGCCAGCCTGTACCTGTGGGTGACCCGGGACGAGGCGTGCTGGGACACGGTCGCCCACCTCGCCGAGCGGGGCATCCTGGTCGCGCCGGGCGATTTCTACGGCGAGGCGGGCGCGCGGTTCGTGCGCGTCGCCCTCACGGCGACGGACGAGCGCGTCGAGGCGGCGGTCAAGCGCCTCGCCTGATCTTGCACACGGCCCGCACGGGGCCCGTACGCAGCCCGAGGGGCCGGGAGTTCGTGCTCCCGGCCCCTCGGTCCTGTTTCGGCGTGCTGCCCGGCGTTCCGCTCGCGGCGGGTCAGCCGCCCAGGGGGAGGCCGCCCAGCGGCAGCGCCTGGGTGGGAACTGAGCCGGCCAGCTCGCCGGTCGGCAGCCCACCGGTCGGCAGCCCACCGGTGGGCAGTCCCTTGGCCGCCGGCAGGCCGCCGAGCAGGGCGCCCGCGGTGTCGGTGACCTGGGCGGGGGCGCCGGGTACGGCCTTGGCGGCGGTGTCCGTGGCGGTGCCCGTCGCGGTGGTGGCAGCGGCCTCACCGGCGCCGACCACGTCACCCGCGGTGCCGGCGGCGTCCGGGCTGGTGAGCGCGCCCAGCTGCGGCACGGACTCCAGGCCCGCGGCGCTGGCCGCGCCGGCCGCACCGACCACGGGAGCTGCCCCGGCTGCGAGCAGCAGCGCGGTACGGGCGATCCGGCGGGTCAGGGGGAGGGACATGTTGCTCCTAAGCGGTAGCGGCTGAGTACGCCCTGTACAACCGCTCGGGGGGCGGGTGGAGTTGCGGAGACCCCGGGTAAAGGATCAGTAACGCATCGTTTAATCGGCTTCCGCGACAAGCTCATTGAATGCGCGCCCACCAGGGCTTCCGTCCCTCCAGGGGCCGATCTGGGCGGCCGCCGGGTCACCTCCGTACGGGGGACGTCCCGCACGGGCGACCGGTTCCGCGGGCAGGCCCGCCCGGCCGGGTCAGCGCGCGACGAAGATCCGTACCTCGTCCTGCTTCGCTTCGTAGGGATCCCCGGCGCCGGCGCCGGACTTCCCCCCGCCGCCGCCCTTCTGCTGCCACTTGCCCTTGGCCTCGCCGGCTATCCAGCCCTCCTGGGCGTACGACACCCGCACGATGCCCATCCCGCGCGCATTGGCCACCGCCCAGCCCGCCATCGCCTTGCTGCCGCGCGCCGCGGACGCGCCGCCGTCCCGCTTCTCCACGAAGGTCACCTCGGTCTCCTTGACCGCCCGGCCCGCCTCCGCCGCCCGGTTGGGCCCCGCCACAGCGGAGTGCAGCTTGTCCTTCGCGAAGATCCGGGTGAGCTCCGTCCGCACCTTCTCCGGGTCGCCCGGCGCCGTGGGGGCGGGCCCGCCGCACATCAGCTCGCCGTCACCGGCGAAGGTCGCGGTCAGGACGGTCGCGTCCGGCTCGTGCTTCGCGTACGCCTGCGGGAAGCCGCTGAGCTGCACCTGCTGCGCCGCCTCCGTCAACGGGAGCCGCGAGTACCCCTTGATCGCGACGAGCCGGTCGTAGAAGATCCCGGCCGAGTACACCGGGTCCATGATCTGCTGCGGAGTGCCCCACCCCTGCGAGGGCCGCTGCTGGAACAGGCCGAGCGAATCCCGGTCGCCGTGGTCGAGGTTGCGCAGCATCGACTCCTGCATGGCGGTCGCCAGCGCGATGGTCACGGCCCGGTCCGGCAGGCCCTTGGCCACGCCGACCGCGGCTATCGTCGCCGCGTTGGCCGCCTGCTCGGGGGTCATGTCGAACCCGTCCTCGCCCGTCCGCGCGCTGGCCGTGCAGTGCGGTGCACCACCACTGCCGTTCGTCGAGTCGTACTGCACGGCGAAGTAGCCGATCAGCGCGAGCAGCACGAACGCACCGGCAACTTTCAGCAGCGGTCGGCGGCGAGGGCGGGGGTGATCGCTCTGGGACACGTCGCCCACCGTACTTGAGCCACGCGACGCGTCCACCGGCCGGACGTGGGAGGTTCGTCGCAGCCCGGGGCGTTAGGGTCAGAGCCATGTCCGAATCCGAGCTGGACCTCACCCTGGACGCCGCCGAGCTGACCGCCCGGCTCGTCGACATCCCGTCCGTGAGCGGCGACGAAAAGGTCCTCGCCGAC contains these protein-coding regions:
- a CDS encoding ABC transporter ATP-binding protein; this encodes MTTTTPAHTTAAQDTGPGAGPVVAFQNVTKSYGAVRAVEGLSLELHPGETVALLGPNGAGKSSTLDLLLGLRPADSGTVQVFGSTPREAIAAGRVGAMLQSGGLMEDVTVREIVSLGCALHPRRYPVDEVLSRAGISEIADRMVNKLSGGQEQRVRFALATAGHNDLIVLDEPTTGMDVTSRQAFWATMREQAAQGRTVLFATHYLEEADAIADRVLVLNKGRLLADGSAAEIKAKAGARRIVFDLAADAPVDEVALRALPHLTTYERHGDTVKLQSRDADATVHALYALGLYPRNLEVAGLGLEQAFIALTEAEEAPAC
- a CDS encoding ABC transporter permease yields the protein MLTTGTIRLIKLEISRALRNKKYLFFTVLYPAALFLMLGGTLDGTTKVMGTELTMPAFYMVSMASFGALTAVLMGNSERIAKEREKGWVRQLRLTALPGRGYVLGKTASAGVLSLPAILVVFAVAAGVKGVRFEAWQWLALTGSIWAGSLVFAALGVAIGYLASGDTVRPITMLFYFGLSILGGLWMPTANFPQWLQDICAWLPTRAYTSLGQAIELGGAPHLKDVAILAAYFVLFTGAAAWLYRKDSLKA
- a CDS encoding sensor histidine kinase, translated to MTETGTTVIKGGPMIGLRPENRRQKIVKSLWIGLWLFYLSAPVTDLVRGGHGLGARLLGALGLVTFIAWYLFLVFRTARQTEVRRVLLSVAVLSAQATLLSLSLGREWLVLFVYVSISSGAALPAEISRFTVPGATALLAVTALAVPGGDEYLAGLLIPALMGGFAMVGIRAMIRTTVELREARATVAQLAANEERLRMARDLHDLLGHSLSLITLKSELAGRMLPGSPEQAAQQVADIERVSRQALVDVREAVSGYRRPTLPGELAGARTALTAAGVRADLPAEAVEDLPEDVESALAWSLREAVTNVVRHSGARQCTVRLEVLQTLAGRVVELSVADDGGGGLAVAGNGLTGLTERLEAVGGTLSAGATGKKGFRLLARIPLGSGS
- a CDS encoding response regulator transcription factor: MSALPIRILLAEDQSMVREALAALLGLEPDIEVLAQVARGDEVVPAARAHDVNVALLDIEMPGMTGIEAAAALRDAVPDLKIVVLTTFGRPGYLRGAMEAGASAFLVKDAPAAQLAEAVRKVLTGERVIDPTLAAAALADGANPLTDREREVLRAAEDGATNAELAALLHLSQGTVRNYLSTAIQKLASRNRAEAIRVAREKGWL
- a CDS encoding transglutaminase-like domain-containing protein; protein product: MSAESRARFAEEARSERPDLALMCLLLAAEADPELDERAMDRAQIELDRLAGMLPYGLRSGKAWASAVTELLGGRMGFHGTPADYDRLSSSLLHEVLRRRRGLPILLSVVWLEVARRAGAPVYGLGLPGHFVVGFGDPEEGLVVDPFAGGASLGAGPAERASEPRTPARTRDIVLRILNNIRAWASTRPEQSGVALWALDLSLLLPSHPASLRYERAKVLVERGEFASGATELESYAVVVDAIDPGAAARVRTEATAARALLN
- a CDS encoding GNAT family N-acetyltransferase, giving the protein MEITAGGLLEIRITPADVGKRVSVRRVESGADEAPSFTDTVGVLTSWDQGVLTITRKSGESVHIAESMLVAGKVVPPAPARRRGPAASFEELARIGARAWQPLESEPLGGWTLRAAAGFTRRANSVLPLGDPGVPLDEALARVTSWYAERELPAYVQTATGAAGTQELLGVELERRGWVNEVSAQVRIAALAPIADVDTGASASGVRLNRAPDEEWLGMYGRVKDPEVARRVLVAGPSVWFATVPGRAIGRLVVDGRWAGFAAVEVDPEHRRAGLGTAVMAVLARQALEEGASAAWLQVEADNAGARALYDGLGFATHHAYHHFRFRAAR
- the fdxA gene encoding ferredoxin gives rise to the protein MTYVIAEPCVDVKDKACIEECPVDCIYEGQRSLYIHPDECVDCGACEPVCPVEAIFYEDDTPEEWKDYYKANVEFFDELGSPGGASKLGLIERDHPFIAALPPMGEGH
- the dapC gene encoding succinyldiaminopimelate transaminase — encoded protein: MAAVSARLPAFPWDKLEPYKKTAAAHPDGIVDLSVGTPVDPVPQLIQDALVAAADSPGYPTVWGTAALRDAITGWLKGRLGASAAGHRNVLPVVGSKELVAWLPTQLGLGAGDKVAYPRLAYPTYEVGARLCGAEPVVYDDPTELDPAGVKLLWLNSPSNPTGKVIPKEDLIRIVAWAREHGILIFSDECYLELGWEAEPVSVLHDDVCGGSYEGLVAVHSLSKRSNLAGYRAAFIAGDAEVLGELLEIRKHGGMMTPAPVQAATVAALGDDAHVAEQRGRYAARREALRAALEAHGFRVEHSEASLYLWVTRDEACWDTVAHLAERGILVAPGDFYGEAGARFVRVALTATDERVEAAVKRLA
- a CDS encoding ATP-binding protein; translated protein: MSLPLTRRIARTALLLAAGAAPVVGAAGAASAAGLESVPQLGALTSPDAAGTAGDVVGAGEAAATTATGTATDTAAKAVPGAPAQVTDTAGALLGGLPAAKGLPTGGLPTGGLPTGELAGSVPTQALPLGGLPLGG